A genomic region of Platichthys flesus chromosome 4, fPlaFle2.1, whole genome shotgun sequence contains the following coding sequences:
- the LOC133951896 gene encoding T-box transcription factor TBX1-A-like — protein sequence GLPANVSVLRLQIIHISTSLSSGPVLSQSCALSLTCCADGGSLLSTKAPQVSGVRVQMEMHALWQQFDQLGTEMIVTKAGRRMFPTFQVQISGMDPTAEYVLLMDFIPVDDKRYRYAFHSSSWLVAGRADVAAPSRMHFHPDSPARGAQWMKQTVSFDTLKLTNNLLDDNGHMILNSMHRYQPRFHVVYVDPAPNSHLNAYRNFSSFFFPETRFMAVTAYQNHRITQLKIASNPFAKGFRTTDPQDWVGNSRPPSVWCPPEGRTMLLTAKPGEQRSWGSKSGRQEETALFLVEQNGPFHHSKESAELTVERRDGENVSAPASFFPLTSYRDCAGSSQDRDNQPYREN from the exons GGATTACCGGCAAATGTATCTGTGCTTCGTCTTCAAATTATTCACATCagcacctctctctcctcaggtccTGTGTTGTCTCAGAGCTGTGCACTGTCTCTAACCTGCTGTGCCGATGGGGGGTCACTATTGAGCACCAAGGCCCCTCAAGTCAGTGGGGTCAGGGTTCAGATGGAGATGCATGCGCTTTGGCAGCAGTTTGACCAGCTGGGCACGGAGATGATTGTTACCAAAGCTGGAAG AAGGATGTTTCCAACATTCCAGGTGCAAATCTCTGGGATGGATCCGACTGCTGAATATGTCTTGCTTATGGATTTCATCCCTGTTGATGATAAACGATACAg atatGCATTCCATAGTTCCTCGTGGTTGGTGGCAGGGCGAGCAGATGTTGCAGCTCCGAGCAGGATGCATTTCCACCCGGACTCACCTGCGCGTGGAGCCCAGTGGATGAAGCAGACAGTATCCTTCGATACTCTCAAGCTCACCAACAACTTGCTGGATGACAATGGACAC ATGATATTAAACTCCATGCATCGTTACCAGCCACGCTTCCATGTGGTGTATGTGGATCCGGCACCCAACAGCCACTTAAATGCTTACAGAAACTTCAGCTCTTTCTTCTTCCCAGAGACACGCTTCATGGCCGTCACCGCCTATCAGAACCACCGG ATTACCCAGCTAAAAATTGCAAGCAACCCGTTTGCTAAGGGCTTTAGGACTACAGACCCTCAGGATTG GGTGGGAAATTCCAGACCCCCGTCAGTATGGTGTCCACCAGAGGGCAGAACAATGCTCCTTACCGCTAAACCTGGAGAGCAGAGAAGCTGGGGCTCGAAATCAGGCA GACAGGAGGAAACAGCTTTGTTTCTGGTGGAGCAGAATGGACCCTTCCACCACTCTAAAGAGTCTGCAGAACTGACcgtggagaggagagatggggaaAATGTATCAGCACCTGCTTCCTTCTTCCCTCTCACTTCTTACCGCGACTGTGCTGGATCATCTCAAGACAGAGACAATCAGCCCTATAGAGAAAACTAA
- the bace1 gene encoding beta-secretase 1, whose translation MEAPSLRGALVILSAMCCLGCGHSAPEASGLPRAIRVPLRQGARAEPLLPLPAAAGRHAARRRRGAAASGISFVDMIDNLRGKSGQGYYVEMAVGSPPQKLNILVDTGSSNFAVGAAAHPFLHRYYHRSLSGSYNDLGRSVYVPYTQGRWEGELGTDLVSVPHGPNASLRANIAAITQSDRFFINGSNWEGILGLAYADIARPDETLEPFFDSLVRQTQVPNLFSLQLCGAGSTQNDVLGSAAVGGSMIIGGVDKSLYVGDLWYTPIRREWYYEVIIVRIEVNGQDLNMDCKEYNYDKSIVDSGTTNLRLPRKVFQAAVKAIEAASSTEQFPSGFWLGEQLVCWQVGTTPWHIFPVISLYLMSENRNQSFRISILPQQYLRPVEDVASAQEDCYKFAVSQSSTGTVMGAVIMEGFYVVFDREKKRIGFAVSTCHVHDEFRTASVEGPFHGVDLEDCGYNIPQTDESTLMTIAYIMAGICALFMLPLCLMVCQWRFARCLHPHGDFADDISLLK comes from the exons ATGGAGGCGCCGTCGTTACGGGGCGCTCTGGTTATATTGTCGGCTATGTGCTGCCTCGGTTGCGGTCACTCGGCGCCCGAAGCCTCGGGCCTGCCTCGGGCCATCCGCGTGCCACTGCGGCAAGGCGCTCGCGCTGAGCCGCTACTGCCGCTGCCGGCTGCCGCGGGGAGACACGCGGCGCGGCGCAGGAGAGGAGCGGCAGCGAGCGGCATCAGCTTCGTGGATATGATCGATAACCTGCGGGGGAAGTCCGGACAGGGATACTACGTGGAGATGGCCGTGGGTTCTCCTCCGCAGAAG CTGAACATATTGGTGGACACAGGAAGCAGTAACTTTGCTGTCGGAGCGGCTGCACATCCCTTTCTGCACAGATACTACCATCGATCACT CTCCGGCTCATACAATGACCTCGGAAGGAGCGTGTACGTTCCTTACACCCAAGGCCGCTGGGAAGGGGAGCTTGGCACGGACCTAGTCTCTGTCCCACACGGCCCCAACGCCAGCTTGCGTGCCAACATTGCTGCAATCACCCAGTCAGATCGCTTCTTCATCAATGGATCCAACTGGGAGGGAATCCTGGGACTGGCCTACGCTGACATAGCCCGG cCTGATGAGACATTGGAGCCTTTCTTTGACTCTCTGGTTCGTCAGACCCAGGTCCCcaacctcttctctctccagctgtgtGGAGCTGGCTCCACCCAAAACGACGTCCTCGGCAGCGCTGCTGTTGGTGGCAGcatg ATCATCGGTGGAGTGGACAAATCACTGTACGTAGGAGATCTTTGGTACACTCCTATCCGCAGGGAATGGTATTATGAGGTCATCATCGTACGTATTGAGGTTAATGGGCAGGACCTCAACATGGACTGTAAAGAG TACAACTATGATAAGAGTATTGTAGACAGTGGCACCACCAACCTTCGACTGCCTAGAAAAGTCTTCCAGGCTGCAGTCAAGGCTATTGAAGCTGCCTCTTCG ACTGAACAGTTTCCCTCTGGATTCTGGCTGGGGGAGCAGCTGGTATGTTGGCAGGTCGGCACTACGCCCTGGCACATCTTCCCAGTTATCTCCCTTTACCTGATGAGTGAAAACCGCAACCAGTCCTTCCGAATCTCCATCCTACCGCAG CAATACCTGAGGCCAGTAGAGGATGTAGCTTCAGCCCAGGAGGACTGCTATAAATTTGCCGTTTCCCAGTCGAGCACTGGAACAGTGATGGGGGCTGTCATCATGGAGGGCTTTTACGTGGTCTTTGACCGTGAGAAGAAGAGAATTGGCTTTGCTGTTAGCACTTGCCATG TGCACGATGAGTTTCGCACAGCCTCTGTGGAGGGCCCATTCCACGGAGTTGACCTGGAGGACTGCGGCTACAACATCCCTCAGACGGACGAGTCCACTCTCATGACCATCGCCTACATCATGGCCGGAATCTGTGCTCTCTTCATGCTGCCGCTGTGTCTCATGGTGTGCCAGTGGCGCTTCGCCCGTTGCCTCCACCCACACGGGGACTTTGCTGATGACATATCGCTCCTGAagtga